Genomic segment of Candidatus Binatia bacterium:
GGGACCGGCGCGGTGCGCCACGCGGGTTCGACCCGGACCGCTCGCGGCCGCCGCTGCTGACGCCGCTGCTCATTACCATCGTGACGGTCGTCGTCATCGCCATAGCCCTTCTGTCCGCCGGCGGCGGGTGAGCGGCGTTACCTGGCGGGCAGCAGAGCGGTCCCGCACGCGATTCTCCCCCTCGATACGGCCACCGGAAAACCGTAAGATGCTGCCAAACCACTTGTGTCTCGTGTCGAATGGTTGCGGGCTCACGTTCCGATGCGCCGGAGGGTGGGATGCGAAACCGACGGATCTTGCTGATCGAAGATAACCCCGACGACCAGGAGTTGGCGCTCAGCGTTCTCGATCGGGTGGAACTGGGTGCGCAGGTCGAGGTGGCCGCCGACGGGGTCGAAGGGCTGGATCGCCTGCTGGCTACGGGCGCGTCGCGGCCGGCCCTGGTGTTGCTCGACCTGAAGCTGCCGCGTCTGGATGGCTTCGACGTTCTGCGGCGAATCCGCTCGGAGGCGCGCACGGCTTATACCCCGGTCGTCGTCTTCACGTCCTCGGGGGAGCGCTCCGACCTGCAGAGGTGTTACGAGCTGGGTTGCAACAGTTACGTGCAAAAGCCGGTGGATGCCACTGCCTTCGCGGCCACCGTCCGCGACATCGCCATGTACTGGTTGGGTCGCAACGAGGGGTTGGTCGATTGAGGCGGATGGGCAAGTGCGACCGGCCATTCCCGCGGATCGAGGTGGAACGCGATCTCCGAGCGCGTTCGCATGCGGACTGTTTTACGATTTCCGAGTTTGCGCGCACGGCGCGAGGAACCTTCAAGACGATCGAGGAGCGGTGCGCCACCGTTCGTGCCGAGTAGCGCCGTTTTTTCAGGCGCGTATCGAGGCACGTCTGGTGTGACCCCTCGATACGGCCCCTGAACAAACGGGTTCTACTCGGGGCGAACGGGGAGTTGCGGGCATTGGGTTGCGGGCGGTAGCCCGCGCTGGGGTGGAACGCGATCTCCGAGCGCGTTCGCGCCGGATGCGCATGCACAAGAATCGCCAAGCAGTGGGCTGCGAGCTACGTACGGTAATCGGAATTGAACCGCACGTAGTCGACGGTCAGGTCGGACATCATGCGATGCGCCGTCGCGTTGCCGGCGTGGAGGTGAAGCGTCAGCGTGAATTCCGGCCGTTGCACGACGGCGGCAGCCCTGGCCTCGATCCGGCCCACCGTTTCGCGCCCGGCCCTTACGACCTGGACGTCGTCGAGGAAAACGTCCAGCCGGTCCGGGTCGAAGTGGGCCCCGCTGTATCCGGCGGCGCAGACGATGCGCCCGGTGTAGGGATCGCCGCCGAAGAACGCCGCCTTGCACAGCGGCGAGCGGGCGATGGTATCGGCGACCCGCTCGGCGTCACGCCGTGTACGCGCCCCGTGAATACGCACGTCGACGACCCTGGTCGCTCCTTCGCCGTCCTTGACGATCTGGCGCGCGAGGGTTCGCAGGACCCTAACCGCGGCGCCGCAGAACGCGGGAAACTCCGCGGACGCGACGGTAATTGGCGTATTTCCTGCCAATCCGTTGGCGAGCAGGACGATGGTGTCGTTAGTACTCGTGTCGCCGTCGACGACGATGGCGTTGAAGGATTGCGGAAGCGCGGCGGCCAGCACGCGGCGCAGGGCGGCGACGGAAACCGCCGCGTCGGTAAATACGTACGCCAGAGTGGTCGCATGGGGGTGGACGGTCCGGTTTGCGAGAGCGAGCCGCGGCGCGATCATGCCGGCACCCTTGGCCATACCCGCGAGGGTGACCTCGCGTTCGCCGACGACGAGACCCTCGACGGCGAACTTCGGGAACGCATCGGTGGTCATGATCCCGGCAAGCGCGTCGTGAAATCCGTGCGTGGATAGTGCCGCGCAGGCCGCGGCCACGCCGTCGCAGAGCCGGTCGCGTGGCGGCGCCACGCCGATGCGGCCGGTAGAGGATGGCAGCACCAGAGCTTCGGAGATGCCGAGGGCGCGGGCGGCGGTCTTGCACATGGCCCGTGCCGTCGCCAGGCCGTCGCGGCCGGTATAAGCGTTGGCGTTGCCGCTGTTGACGACGATGGCCTGCAGGCGCCCGGAGGCGGCCCGGGGGCGACCGACCACGACGGGGGCGGCCTGAACGCGATTGGTGGTGAAGGCGGCAGCGGCGGTGGCCGGAACCGCAGAAGCGATCACCGCCACGTCGCGGGCACCGCCGGCCTTCAAGCCGCAGGTTGCACCCGCGAAGCGAAACCCCGCGACCCGGACCGGAATCGGAGCGACGTCGAGCTTCATGGTCGCGCGGGACCGCCACGGAACGCGGAAAGGCGCCGTCCTCGCGCCGCGGCCGCGCGGCTCATGTACCGTGGCACTTCTTGTATTTCTTGCCGCTGCCGCAGGGGCAGGGATCGTTGCGGCCTATCTTGTCGGCCGTGCGCGGGCCGGCCGTAGCGGCGCTCTTCGGTTCGGGGCCGCCGCCACCGCTCATGGCCATGCGTGCCGGTTGCGGCCGCCGCATTTGTTCCATACGCTCGACGTCATCCTGTCGGGCGATCTGGACGGTGAATGCCTTCTCGACGACGTCCGCTTCGAACTGCTGCATCATCGCCTCGAACAGATCGAAGCCCTCCTTCTTGTACTCCTGCAGGGGGTTCTTCTGAGCGTAGCCGCGCAGGCTGATGCCCTCCTTCAGATGATCCATCGAAAGGAGGTGATCCTTCCACAGGGTGTCGAGGGTCTGCAGGGTGACGATCTTTTCGAGTTGCCGCATGACCGGCGGCGTGAACGCCTGCTCGCGTTGCTCGTACATGGCCCGCACACGATCGACGACGAGCTGCTGCAGTTTGCCGACCGTGAGGTCGTCCTTGTCGATTTCCTCAGGGTGCAGCCGGAGCGTGAAGGTCTTGAACAGAGTGTCTTGCAGCGCTTGCCAATCCCATTCCTCCGGCGGCAGGTCCGTGCTGGCGTAACGTTCGGCGAGAGTATCGGCGACGTCCTCGGCCATCTCGAGGATCTCGCCCTTGAGGTTCGGCCGTCCGAGGATGTCTCGCCGGCGTCCGTAGACGATGTCGCGCTGTTGGTTCATGACGTCGTCGTACTCGATGAGGTGCTTGCGGATGTCGAAGTTGTGGGCTTCGACCTTGCTCTGGGCGTTAGCGACTGCGCGGGTGATGAGGCGGTGTTCGATGGGCTCGCCTTCCTCCATGCCGAGGCGGGTCATCAGGCCCTGAATGCGTTCGGCGCCGAAGATGCGCATCAAGTCGTCTTCCAGGGAAAGATAGAAACGGGAGGCGCCCGGATCGCCTTGCCGGCCGGCGCGGCCACGAAGCTGGTTGTCTATGCGCCGGCTTTCGTGGCGCTCGGTGCCCATAATGAACAGGCCGCCGGCTTCAATTACCTGCTCGCGCTCCTCGCCGCAGAGGCGTTTGTAGCTGGAGAGGATTTCCTCGTGACGCGACTGGAATTCGGCCGGCGCCTTTTCCATCTCCTCGCGGACATCCTCGACGACCTTGGTGTACTTACGGCGGGTCTCTTCGTATTCGGACTGCGCGGCCGCGACTGCCTCCTCGTAGGGCTGGTGGTGTTCGAGGTACGCCGCTTCGGCCTCGCGAAACTCGCGCTCGGTGGCCTCGTACGTCTCCCGTGCCGCGGCGAGGTTCGCTCCCGTCGGATCGGTGCCGGCGAGGCCTTTCTGGATGGCGCGCTCGTAGTCGGCGCGCGCCCGTTCGAAGGCTTGCTGAGCGGAGGCCAGACGCGGGCTGCCGCCGGCGTTCGCCGCCGCGTCATCCAACGTCGTACGCCAATCCTCGTATGCCTTCAGGAATCGCTGCTGACCCTCTTCTCCGAGGAATGGTCCGCTGACGCGGTCTACCTCCTGTAAAGCGTTGCTGTACTGTTCCGCGGCGTCGGCGCAAGCGCTTGCAGCCGCGGCCGCGGGTGCCGCCACGAAGCTCCGCAGTCGTTCCTCGTAGGCGTTGCGCGCGTGCCAGTATGCGGCTTCGAGGTAGGCGAGATGCGCGTCGGTCAGGCGGTTGAGCGCCTCGGCCTGTGCGTCCTCGAAAGGCTTCCACCTGGGTTCGTATTCCTGTCGCGCCGCCTGCACGGCTTCCTCGTGCCGGTCCCGGAGCTTCTGCAGCACGTCTTCGTAGCGATGGCTGCCCTCGGGCAGGGCCGAGGCGCGCTGCATCCACTCGTGCTCCATGTCGGCGCGAGCGAGAAACTCGGGGTTGCCGCCGAGCAGGATGTCGGTGCCGCGGCCGGCCATGTTGGTGGCGATGGTCACCGCCTTGAAGCGCCCGGCCTGGGCGATGACGTTGGCCTCCGCCTCGTGGTGAACGGCGTTGAGGACGTTGTGCTTGATGCCGCGCCGCTTGATGAGCTTGGACAGGCGCTCGGATTTCTCCACCGACACGGTACCGACGAGCACCGGCTGGCCGCGCTCGTAGCAGTCGGCGACTTCTTCCACGACCGCGTCGAATTTCTCGCGCTCGGTGCGGTAAACGAC
This window contains:
- a CDS encoding response regulator, whose translation is MRNRRILLIEDNPDDQELALSVLDRVELGAQVEVAADGVEGLDRLLATGASRPALVLLDLKLPRLDGFDVLRRIRSEARTAYTPVVVFTSSGERSDLQRCYELGCNSYVQKPVDATAFAATVRDIAMYWLGRNEGLVD
- the argJ gene encoding bifunctional glutamate N-acetyltransferase/amino-acid acetyltransferase ArgJ translates to MKLDVAPIPVRVAGFRFAGATCGLKAGGARDVAVIASAVPATAAAAFTTNRVQAAPVVVGRPRAASGRLQAIVVNSGNANAYTGRDGLATARAMCKTAARALGISEALVLPSSTGRIGVAPPRDRLCDGVAAACAALSTHGFHDALAGIMTTDAFPKFAVEGLVVGEREVTLAGMAKGAGMIAPRLALANRTVHPHATTLAYVFTDAAVSVAALRRVLAAALPQSFNAIVVDGDTSTNDTIVLLANGLAGNTPITVASAEFPAFCGAAVRVLRTLARQIVKDGEGATRVVDVRIHGARTRRDAERVADTIARSPLCKAAFFGGDPYTGRIVCAAGYSGAHFDPDRLDVFLDDVQVVRAGRETVGRIEARAAAVVQRPEFTLTLHLHAGNATAHRMMSDLTVDYVRFNSDYRT
- the secA gene encoding preprotein translocase subunit SecA, giving the protein MLSIIRKIVGTKNERELKRLRPIVERVNACEDEMSALTDEQLRGKTEEFKNRIREGTTAERRQLEALQAQAAALAEAGTVESDEEAKDLRTQIDDQEKALRAAENAILDDILPEAFAAVREASRRTTGLRHFDVQHIGGMVLHQGKISEMKTGEGKTLVATAPLYLNALTGRGAHLVTVNDYLARRDVQWMGPIYHLLGLTCASIVHDTSFLFDPSFVPKDYRFLNLRPIERKDAYRADITYGTNHEFGFDYLRDNMKFTLDEYVQRELNFAIVDEVDNILVDEARTPLIISGPAEESTDKYYKIDRIIPRLRKGTRKDRQGDEAAEETGDFWVDEKARTAVLTEQGVAKVERLLGVTNLYEPRNIDILHHVNQALKAHAIFARDVDYIVRDGRVIIVDEFTGRLMEGRRWSDGLHQAVEAKEAVKIERENQTLATITIQNYFRMYKKLAGMTGTADTESVEFKNIYKLDVVVIPPNRSMVRVDHPDVVYRTEREKFDAVVEEVADCYERGQPVLVGTVSVEKSERLSKLIKRRGIKHNVLNAVHHEAEANVIAQAGRFKAVTIATNMAGRGTDILLGGNPEFLARADMEHEWMQRASALPEGSHRYEDVLQKLRDRHEEAVQAARQEYEPRWKPFEDAQAEALNRLTDAHLAYLEAAYWHARNAYEERLRSFVAAPAAAAASACADAAEQYSNALQEVDRVSGPFLGEEGQQRFLKAYEDWRTTLDDAAANAGGSPRLASAQQAFERARADYERAIQKGLAGTDPTGANLAAARETYEATEREFREAEAAYLEHHQPYEEAVAAAQSEYEETRRKYTKVVEDVREEMEKAPAEFQSRHEEILSSYKRLCGEEREQVIEAGGLFIMGTERHESRRIDNQLRGRAGRQGDPGASRFYLSLEDDLMRIFGAERIQGLMTRLGMEEGEPIEHRLITRAVANAQSKVEAHNFDIRKHLIEYDDVMNQQRDIVYGRRRDILGRPNLKGEILEMAEDVADTLAERYASTDLPPEEWDWQALQDTLFKTFTLRLHPEEIDKDDLTVGKLQQLVVDRVRAMYEQREQAFTPPVMRQLEKIVTLQTLDTLWKDHLLSMDHLKEGISLRGYAQKNPLQEYKKEGFDLFEAMMQQFEADVVEKAFTVQIARQDDVERMEQMRRPQPARMAMSGGGGPEPKSAATAGPRTADKIGRNDPCPCGSGKKYKKCHGT